A genome region from Nocardia sp. NBC_00565 includes the following:
- a CDS encoding XdhC family protein: protein MRTILEQLVLLAGRGPVALARIVDATGPGPRELGAAMVVTDSAVLGSLSGGCVEAAVVESAREVLVSGHAVSDRFGYAEADGFAVGLTCGGEIEVFVERVDSTRLPLLVTLRAAIDAGAPVSLATALDAAPDWKLLRPGDSEPWRGVDRDAQALLTAGRSGLVGSDECEAVHGPRPRVFVQTFAAPARMILAGANDFVRALARTGRQLGYRITVVDARETFATPARFPSAHEVVVDWPHRYLTAEHAAGRIDHRTVVCVLTHDTKFDVPMIVAALAIEEIAFVGALGSRRTHHERTDRLRAAGVSDDQLSHLKSPLGLDLNAHTPDETAISIAAQILAERGGGSARPLARTDGPIHH from the coding sequence GTGCGCACGATACTCGAACAGTTGGTGCTGCTGGCCGGTCGTGGGCCGGTCGCGTTGGCCCGCATCGTGGATGCGACCGGGCCGGGACCGCGCGAGTTGGGCGCGGCGATGGTGGTTACCGATAGCGCGGTGCTCGGGTCGCTTTCGGGCGGTTGTGTCGAGGCCGCGGTGGTCGAATCCGCACGGGAAGTACTGGTCAGTGGGCACGCGGTTTCGGATCGGTTCGGCTATGCCGAGGCCGATGGTTTCGCGGTGGGTCTGACCTGCGGGGGTGAAATCGAAGTCTTCGTCGAACGGGTCGACAGCACACGGCTGCCCTTGCTCGTCACATTGCGGGCGGCGATCGACGCGGGCGCGCCGGTTTCGCTGGCCACAGCACTGGACGCGGCCCCGGACTGGAAACTCTTGCGGCCCGGCGATTCCGAACCATGGCGTGGCGTCGACCGCGACGCGCAAGCACTGCTCACCGCCGGACGCAGCGGCCTGGTGGGCTCGGACGAATGCGAAGCGGTCCACGGGCCGCGCCCTCGCGTCTTCGTCCAAACCTTCGCCGCCCCGGCCCGCATGATCCTGGCGGGTGCCAATGACTTCGTCCGCGCCCTCGCCCGCACCGGCCGCCAACTCGGCTACCGAATCACGGTCGTCGACGCTCGCGAAACCTTCGCCACCCCAGCCCGATTCCCCTCCGCCCACGAGGTTGTCGTCGACTGGCCCCACCGCTACCTGACCGCCGAACACGCCGCCGGCCGCATCGACCACCGCACCGTGGTCTGTGTACTCACCCACGACACCAAATTCGACGTCCCGATGATCGTGGCCGCCTTGGCAATCGAGGAAATCGCCTTTGTCGGCGCACTGGGCTCCCGCCGAACCCACCATGAGCGCACCGACCGACTACGCGCCGCCGGTGTCAGCGACGATCAACTGTCCCACCTGAAAAGCCCACTCGGCCTGGACCTCAACGCCCACACCCCCGACGAAACCGCCATCTCCATCGCCGCCCAGATCCTCGCCGAACGCGGCGGTGGATCGGCTCGCCCACTGGCACGAACGGATGGCCCGATTCACCACTGA
- a CDS encoding glucosyl-3-phosphoglycerate synthase, with protein sequence MNFHHSHSRDYGPAWATTNTWDTPDWTVDELVAAKAGRTVSVVLPALNEENTVADVVASIRPLLGTLVDELIVLDSGSTDATAERALAAGAEVISREQAVPELEPMPGKGEVLWRSLAVTSGDLIAFVDSDLIDPDPAFVPKLLGPLLLVDDMHLVKAYYRRPLRQAGAVDAHGGGRVTELVARPLLSALRPELSQVLQPLGGEYAGTRELLTSVPFAPGYGVEIGLLLDTYDRLGLSAIGQVNLGVRTHRNRPLADLGVMSRQILGTVLGRSGVPDSGAALTQFPLIGDAFTAHSTKVSLDDRPPMNTLRPAWAAA encoded by the coding sequence ATGAATTTCCATCACTCCCATAGTCGGGATTACGGCCCCGCCTGGGCGACGACGAATACTTGGGACACCCCCGATTGGACGGTCGACGAACTCGTCGCCGCCAAAGCCGGTCGCACCGTTTCCGTGGTGCTGCCCGCATTGAACGAGGAAAACACCGTCGCCGATGTGGTGGCCAGCATTCGGCCGCTGCTCGGCACCCTGGTCGACGAACTGATCGTGCTCGACTCCGGCTCGACGGATGCCACCGCCGAACGCGCGCTGGCCGCGGGCGCCGAGGTGATCAGCCGCGAACAGGCCGTCCCCGAACTCGAGCCGATGCCGGGCAAGGGTGAGGTGCTGTGGCGCTCGCTGGCCGTGACCAGCGGCGACCTCATCGCCTTCGTCGACTCCGATCTCATCGATCCGGATCCGGCCTTCGTGCCCAAACTGCTCGGCCCGCTGCTGCTGGTCGACGATATGCATCTGGTGAAGGCCTATTACCGCAGGCCGCTGCGGCAGGCCGGTGCAGTGGACGCGCATGGTGGCGGGCGCGTCACCGAACTCGTCGCCCGGCCGCTGCTGTCGGCCTTGCGCCCGGAACTGTCACAGGTGCTGCAGCCGCTCGGCGGCGAATACGCGGGCACCCGCGAACTGCTGACCTCGGTACCGTTCGCCCCCGGCTACGGCGTGGAGATTGGCCTGCTCCTGGACACCTACGACCGCCTCGGCCTGTCCGCGATCGGTCAGGTGAACCTGGGCGTGCGCACGCACCGCAACCGCCCGCTCGCCGATCTCGGCGTGATGAGCCGCCAGATCCTCGGCACCGTGCTCGGCCGCAGCGGTGTCCCGGATTCCGGTGCGGCGCTGACCCAGTTCCCACTGATCGGCGATGCCTTCACCGCGCACAGCACCAAGGTGTCGCTGGACGATCGGCCACCGATGAATACGCTGCGCCCGGCTTGGGCCGCCGCGTAG
- the folP gene encoding dihydropteroate synthase, whose protein sequence is MFSPTAAPLPTLCGKPVATDRALVMAIVNRTPDSFYDRGATFTDAAAMDAVARAVDEGTDLVDIGGVKAGPGTLVDAVEEARRVVPFVAAIRDKYPELLISIDTWRAEVAEAAVTAGADLINDTWAGADPDLVRVAADRGVGIVCSHTGGAVPRTRPHRVRYADVVAEVTETVLRAAEHAVAAGVRKDSILIDPTHDFGKNTYHGLELLRGVDVLVNTGWPVLMALSNKDFIGETLGVGLSERLEGTLAATAWSAAAGARVFRVHEVAATRRVVDMIAAIQGIRPPARTLRGLV, encoded by the coding sequence ATGTTCAGCCCCACCGCAGCGCCGCTTCCGACCTTGTGCGGCAAGCCGGTGGCGACGGATCGGGCGCTGGTGATGGCCATCGTCAATCGCACCCCCGACTCGTTCTACGACAGGGGTGCCACATTCACCGACGCGGCCGCCATGGACGCGGTCGCGCGGGCGGTCGACGAAGGCACCGACCTGGTCGACATAGGCGGGGTGAAGGCCGGGCCGGGCACCCTGGTCGACGCGGTCGAGGAGGCCCGCCGGGTGGTCCCGTTCGTCGCGGCGATCCGGGACAAGTACCCGGAGCTACTGATCAGCATCGACACCTGGCGGGCCGAAGTGGCCGAGGCCGCGGTGACCGCGGGCGCGGATCTGATCAACGACACCTGGGCGGGGGCCGACCCGGATCTGGTCCGGGTGGCCGCCGATCGCGGCGTCGGGATCGTGTGCAGCCACACCGGCGGGGCGGTCCCGCGCACCCGGCCGCATCGGGTGCGCTACGCCGATGTGGTGGCAGAAGTAACCGAAACCGTGCTCCGCGCCGCAGAACATGCGGTGGCAGCCGGGGTTCGCAAGGATTCGATTCTGATCGATCCGACCCATGATTTCGGCAAGAACACTTACCACGGGCTCGAGTTGTTGCGGGGAGTCGACGTTCTTGTAAATACCGGATGGCCAGTCTTGATGGCGCTGAGTAATAAGGATTTTATCGGGGAGACTTTAGGTGTCGGTCTATCCGAACGGTTGGAGGGCACATTGGCAGCAACAGCATGGTCGGCAGCCGCCGGGGCCAGAGTCTTCCGTGTCCACGAGGTTGCCGCGACCCGGCGCGTCGTGGACATGATCGCCGCGATACAGGGCATCCGGCCCCCCGCACGAACCTTGCGAGGTCTGGTATGA
- a CDS encoding TIGR00730 family Rossman fold protein encodes MSTEAADNEIASTPKSTPKFRGPIMFRRDRKPGGTADQHLLDRHDPSDWVHTDPWRVLRIQAEFVEGFGALAELPRAVTVFGSARTPAGHPEYHAAMAIGGALAQAGFAVITGGGPGVMEAANRGASEAGGYSIGLGIELPFEQSLNEWVDLGINFRYFFARKTMFVKYSQAFICLPGGFGTLDELFEALTLVQTRKITRFPIILFGSKYWAGLVDWLRDSLGGSGKIAPGDLGLLHVTDSVEEVVQIIQATAEADNRADAIGTEDQW; translated from the coding sequence ATGTCCACCGAAGCCGCCGACAACGAGATCGCAAGCACGCCGAAGTCGACACCCAAATTCCGCGGACCGATCATGTTCCGCCGCGATCGCAAGCCGGGCGGCACCGCCGACCAGCACCTCCTGGACAGGCACGATCCCAGCGATTGGGTGCATACCGATCCGTGGCGGGTACTGCGCATCCAGGCCGAATTCGTCGAGGGCTTCGGCGCGCTGGCCGAACTGCCGCGCGCGGTCACCGTATTCGGCTCGGCCCGCACTCCGGCCGGTCATCCGGAGTACCACGCCGCCATGGCCATCGGTGGCGCGCTGGCACAAGCCGGATTCGCGGTGATCACCGGCGGCGGCCCGGGTGTGATGGAGGCGGCCAACCGCGGTGCGTCGGAGGCGGGCGGGTACTCGATCGGACTCGGCATCGAGTTGCCCTTCGAGCAGAGCCTCAACGAGTGGGTCGATCTGGGCATCAACTTTCGCTACTTCTTCGCCCGCAAGACCATGTTCGTGAAGTACTCGCAGGCATTCATCTGTCTGCCGGGCGGATTCGGCACGCTGGATGAGCTCTTCGAGGCGCTGACCCTGGTGCAGACCCGAAAGATCACCCGCTTCCCGATCATCCTGTTCGGCAGCAAATACTGGGCCGGACTGGTGGACTGGCTGCGCGATTCGCTGGGCGGCTCCGGCAAGATCGCACCCGGCGACCTCGGCCTGCTGCACGTCACCGACAGTGTCGAGGAGGTCGTGCAAATCATCCAGGCGACGGCCGAAGCGGACAATCGCGCCGATGCCATCGGTACGGAGGATCAGTGGTGA
- a CDS encoding TIGR00730 family Rossman fold protein codes for MVSERPYAVCVYCSASTADQALLALAARVGTEIARRGWQLVSGGGHVSMMGAVATGARAGGAHTIGVIPKHLVHQEVADVDADELIVTDTMRQRKQVMEDRADAFLTLPGGIGTLEEFFETWTGGYLGQHDKPVVVLDADGFFRGLFSWLDELYDREFVSQSARDRITVANDLAAAFAALNPGAAREP; via the coding sequence GTGGTGAGTGAGCGCCCGTACGCGGTCTGCGTCTACTGTTCGGCCAGCACCGCCGACCAAGCCCTGCTCGCGCTCGCGGCCCGCGTCGGCACCGAGATCGCGAGGCGCGGTTGGCAATTGGTCTCCGGCGGCGGTCACGTCTCGATGATGGGCGCGGTCGCGACCGGCGCCCGCGCCGGCGGCGCGCACACCATCGGCGTGATCCCGAAACACCTGGTGCACCAGGAAGTAGCCGATGTCGACGCCGATGAGCTGATCGTCACCGACACCATGCGCCAGCGCAAACAGGTCATGGAGGATCGCGCCGACGCCTTCCTCACCCTGCCCGGCGGCATCGGCACCCTCGAGGAATTCTTCGAAACCTGGACCGGCGGCTACCTCGGCCAGCACGACAAGCCGGTGGTGGTGCTCGATGCGGACGGCTTCTTCCGAGGTCTGTTCAGCTGGTTGGACGAGCTCTACGATCGGGAGTTCGTGTCTCAGTCAGCCAGGGACCGGATCACCGTGGCCAACGATCTGGCAGCGGCCTTCGCCGCACTGAACCCCGGTGCGGCGCGCGAACCCTGA
- a CDS encoding long-chain-acyl-CoA synthetase, translated as MSTDARPTVSLFDIAKQLPRMAFDAPSMLRGARGMRVGPDDESSVGLYFQRTAHRHPDRPFLRFEGTSVSYGSANAQVNRYAAVLADRGVRRGDVVGVLMTNRPETLFVVLASVKLGATVGLLNHHQRDQVLAHSFGLLDSVLNIVGEECRAALDSLAEPLANVLFSQDLHKAAEDADAADPPSCVQITAKERAFLIFTSGTTGLPKASVMTHLRWTKSMSGLGGLGIRLRGNDTLYCCLPLYHNNALTVALSSVLAAGGTFALGKQFSASRFWDEIIREQATAFIYIGELCRYLLNQPVKPTDRQHRVRLAVGNGLRPELWDEFKNRFGINRIVEFYGASEVNIAFVNAFGVDRTAGFGPLPYAIVEYDDATGKAKRDKNGRLRRVPRGGVGLLLAQVTDRSPADGYTDKAASEAKLVRDGFTDGDVWFDTGDLVRDQGWHHIAFVDRLGDTFRWKGENVATTEVEGALAESDAISQAVVFGADIPGTDGKAGMAAVTLYPGAEFDGRALAELAYSRLPGYAVPLFIRVVAELEQTSTFKSRKVELRKQGYAPDADSTLYVLAGRSDGYVPAYDEYAADVAAARAPKG; from the coding sequence GTGAGCACCGACGCCCGCCCGACGGTCAGCCTATTCGATATCGCGAAACAGTTGCCGCGCATGGCCTTCGACGCGCCATCCATGCTGCGTGGCGCACGCGGCATGCGGGTGGGGCCGGACGACGAGTCCTCGGTCGGTCTGTACTTCCAACGCACCGCACACCGGCATCCGGACCGTCCGTTCCTGCGGTTCGAGGGCACGAGCGTCAGCTACGGCTCGGCCAATGCCCAGGTGAACCGGTATGCGGCAGTGCTCGCGGACCGGGGCGTGCGCCGCGGTGACGTGGTCGGCGTGCTGATGACCAACCGCCCCGAAACGCTGTTCGTGGTGCTGGCCTCCGTGAAACTCGGTGCGACCGTCGGCCTGCTGAACCACCATCAGCGCGACCAGGTGCTCGCCCACAGCTTCGGGCTACTCGACAGCGTGCTGAACATTGTCGGCGAGGAATGCCGAGCGGCCTTGGACTCACTCGCGGAACCCCTTGCCAACGTGCTCTTTTCGCAGGATCTACACAAGGCCGCCGAGGACGCGGACGCCGCCGACCCGCCGAGCTGCGTGCAGATCACCGCCAAGGAACGCGCCTTCCTGATCTTCACCTCCGGCACCACCGGACTGCCCAAGGCCAGCGTGATGACCCACCTGCGCTGGACCAAGAGCATGTCCGGACTCGGCGGACTCGGAATTCGCCTGCGCGGCAATGACACGCTGTATTGCTGCCTGCCGCTCTACCACAACAACGCACTCACCGTCGCGCTGTCGTCGGTCCTCGCCGCGGGCGGCACCTTCGCACTCGGCAAGCAGTTCTCCGCCTCCCGATTCTGGGACGAGATCATCCGCGAGCAGGCGACCGCGTTCATCTACATCGGTGAACTGTGCCGCTACCTGCTCAATCAGCCGGTCAAGCCGACCGATCGGCAGCACCGCGTCCGGCTCGCAGTCGGCAACGGCCTACGCCCGGAACTGTGGGACGAGTTCAAGAACCGCTTCGGCATCAACCGGATCGTCGAGTTCTACGGCGCCAGTGAAGTGAATATCGCCTTCGTCAATGCGTTCGGGGTGGACCGCACCGCCGGCTTCGGACCGCTGCCCTACGCCATCGTCGAATACGACGACGCGACCGGAAAGGCCAAGCGCGATAAGAACGGTCGGCTGCGCCGTGTGCCCCGCGGCGGCGTCGGCCTACTGCTGGCCCAGGTCACCGACCGCTCGCCGGCCGACGGCTACACCGATAAGGCCGCGTCCGAGGCGAAGCTGGTCCGCGACGGCTTCACCGACGGCGACGTCTGGTTCGATACCGGCGACCTCGTCCGCGATCAAGGCTGGCACCACATCGCCTTCGTCGACCGGCTGGGCGACACCTTTCGTTGGAAGGGCGAGAACGTCGCCACCACCGAGGTCGAGGGCGCGCTGGCCGAATCCGACGCAATCTCGCAGGCGGTCGTCTTCGGGGCGGATATCCCCGGTACCGACGGCAAGGCGGGCATGGCGGCGGTGACCCTGTACCCGGGCGCCGAATTCGACGGCCGCGCACTGGCCGAACTGGCCTACTCGCGGTTGCCCGGCTACGCAGTGCCCCTGTTCATCCGGGTCGTCGCCGAGCTGGAGCAGACTTCCACGTTCAAGAGCCGCAAGGTCGAACTCCGCAAGCAGGGTTATGCGCCCGACGCCGACAGCACGCTGTACGTCCTCGCGGGGCGCTCCGACGGCTACGTCCCCGCCTACGACGAATACGCGGCCGATGTCGCCGCGGCCCGAGCGCCCAAGGGCTAG
- the dapE gene encoding succinyl-diaminopimelate desuccinylase, producing the protein MTIDLRADPITLTAALVDIPSVSQDEAAIADVVERALREQTRGFEVLRHGNVVLARTDHGRPTRVILAGHLDTVPIADNVPSRFVDEAGERQLYGCGTVDMKSGDAVFLHLAATVAEPVHDLTLIFYDCEEIAAKYNGLNHIERDLPDWLVGDLAILGEPSGGVIEAGCQGTLRVRLTTPGVRAHSARSWKGDNAIHRLAPVLRRLADYKAREVDIDGCVYREGLSAVRVSGGVAGNVIPDEAEVDVNFRFAPDRTVEQAADHVRAVFDGLELGFEVTDAAAGALPGLSAPAAKDLIAIVGTDSVRAKYGWTDVARFAARGIPAVNFGPGDPNLAHKRDEHVPTAQITSVTEVLRGYLTGAR; encoded by the coding sequence GTGACCATCGACTTGCGCGCCGACCCCATCACACTGACCGCGGCTCTGGTCGACATTCCGAGTGTGTCGCAGGACGAGGCGGCTATCGCTGACGTCGTCGAGCGGGCGCTGCGCGAGCAGACGCGGGGGTTCGAGGTCTTGCGGCACGGCAACGTGGTGCTCGCCCGCACCGACCACGGGCGGCCGACGCGCGTCATCCTCGCCGGGCACCTGGATACCGTGCCCATCGCCGACAACGTGCCGAGCCGGTTCGTCGATGAGGCAGGGGAGCGACAGCTCTATGGCTGCGGCACCGTCGATATGAAATCCGGTGACGCGGTGTTCCTGCATCTGGCCGCGACCGTCGCCGAACCGGTGCACGATCTGACCCTGATCTTCTACGACTGCGAGGAGATCGCCGCGAAGTACAACGGCCTCAATCACATCGAGCGCGACCTGCCCGACTGGCTCGTCGGCGATCTCGCGATCCTCGGCGAACCGTCCGGCGGCGTCATCGAAGCGGGCTGCCAGGGCACCCTCCGCGTTCGCCTCACGACGCCGGGCGTGCGCGCCCATTCGGCGCGATCCTGGAAGGGCGACAACGCGATTCACCGCTTGGCCCCGGTGCTGCGGCGACTCGCCGACTACAAGGCGCGCGAGGTCGATATCGACGGTTGCGTCTACCGCGAGGGCCTGTCCGCGGTCCGCGTCTCCGGTGGCGTCGCGGGCAATGTGATTCCGGACGAGGCCGAGGTCGACGTGAACTTCCGCTTCGCCCCCGACCGCACCGTCGAGCAGGCCGCCGACCACGTCCGCGCGGTCTTCGACGGACTCGAACTCGGCTTCGAGGTCACCGATGCCGCGGCGGGCGCACTGCCCGGCCTGTCCGCCCCCGCCGCCAAGGACCTGATCGCCATTGTCGGCACCGACAGCGTGCGCGCCAAATACGGCTGGACCGACGTCGCACGCTTCGCCGCCCGCGGCATCCCGGCCGTGAACTTCGGCCCCGGCGACCCCAACCTCGCCCACAAGCGCGACGAACACGTCCCCACCGCCCAGATCACCTCGGTCACCGAGGTGCTGCGCGGCTACCTCACCGGCGCTCGCTGA
- the dapD gene encoding 2,3,4,5-tetrahydropyridine-2,6-dicarboxylate N-succinyltransferase, with product MSIQGAAAVGIANVTADGTVLDTWYPNPELGAFGDTGTKRLDDAPAEYAALLGFDEARGVDVIAVRTTIADLSAAPVDAHDVYLRLHLLSHRLVKPHEVSLDGQFGLLSNVVWTNHGPAAVEGFEATRAKLRARGPVTVYSIDKFPRMVDYVVPSGVRIGDADRVRLGAHLASGTTVMHEGFVNFNAGTLGASMVEGRISAGVVVGDGSDIGGGASTMGTLSGGGTTIISIGERSLLGANSGLGIPFGDDCVLEAGLYLTAGTKVTTPDGTVVKAAALAGQNNLLFRRNSTTGAVEVVPRKGTGIELNAALHAND from the coding sequence GTGAGCATTCAGGGAGCAGCAGCAGTCGGTATCGCCAATGTGACCGCGGACGGGACCGTCTTGGATACCTGGTACCCCAACCCGGAGCTGGGCGCGTTCGGCGACACCGGTACCAAGCGCCTGGACGACGCGCCCGCGGAGTACGCGGCGCTGCTCGGATTCGACGAGGCACGCGGGGTCGATGTGATCGCGGTGCGGACCACGATCGCTGATCTGTCCGCGGCACCGGTCGACGCGCACGATGTCTACCTGCGGCTGCATCTGCTCTCGCATCGGTTGGTCAAGCCGCACGAGGTGAGCCTGGACGGGCAGTTCGGGCTGCTCAGCAATGTGGTGTGGACCAATCATGGTCCCGCCGCGGTGGAGGGTTTCGAGGCTACGCGCGCCAAGCTGCGCGCTCGCGGGCCGGTCACCGTGTACAGCATCGACAAGTTCCCGCGGATGGTCGATTACGTGGTGCCCTCGGGGGTGCGGATCGGCGACGCCGACCGGGTTCGCCTCGGCGCGCATCTGGCCTCGGGAACGACCGTCATGCACGAGGGCTTCGTGAACTTCAACGCGGGCACGCTCGGCGCGTCGATGGTCGAGGGCCGCATCTCCGCGGGCGTCGTGGTCGGCGACGGCTCCGATATCGGCGGCGGCGCCTCCACCATGGGCACCCTCTCCGGCGGCGGCACCACCATCATCTCCATCGGTGAGCGCTCCCTGCTCGGCGCGAACTCCGGGCTCGGCATCCCCTTCGGTGACGACTGCGTCCTGGAAGCCGGCCTCTACCTGACCGCGGGCACCAAGGTCACCACCCCGGATGGCACCGTGGTCAAGGCCGCCGCGCTGGCCGGCCAGAACAACCTGCTCTTCCGCCGCAACTCCACCACCGGCGCGGTCGAGGTCGTCCCCCGCAAGGGCACCGGCATCGAACTGAACGCCGCCTTGCACGCCAACGACTAG
- a CDS encoding oxygenase MpaB family protein, with the protein MTLPLREEPPEPPATCRYGTVDEFAMDELWSGVAAFLGGTANVILQLSLKPVAYGVMESTVESGRIDVHPWKRTRTTLTYLAVALMGTEEDRALYRAAVNGSHRAVHSEPGAPVKYNAFDPKLQLWVAACLYWGVVDLEERLHGPMDEDAAEVFYQYAARLGTTLQMRPQMWPADRKAFQEYWNTNLATRTVDARTRAYFNDLIDLKMVAWPLRVFVPLQRFFVTSLLPPHLRSEMRMNWTVRQDRFANRVLRVIGAVHRRLPKLIRLFPMNFYLYDMRRRHRLGKPLV; encoded by the coding sequence ATGACCTTGCCCCTTCGCGAGGAGCCGCCCGAACCCCCAGCCACCTGCCGCTACGGCACCGTCGACGAGTTCGCCATGGACGAATTGTGGAGCGGCGTAGCGGCTTTCCTCGGCGGCACGGCCAATGTCATCCTGCAACTCAGCCTGAAGCCGGTCGCCTATGGCGTCATGGAGAGCACGGTCGAGTCCGGCCGGATCGATGTGCACCCGTGGAAGCGGACGCGCACCACCCTGACCTATCTCGCGGTGGCGCTGATGGGCACCGAGGAGGATCGCGCGCTCTACCGTGCGGCCGTCAACGGCTCACATCGAGCGGTTCATTCCGAGCCCGGCGCTCCGGTCAAATACAACGCCTTCGACCCGAAGCTGCAACTGTGGGTCGCGGCCTGTTTGTATTGGGGCGTAGTCGATCTGGAGGAACGACTGCACGGCCCGATGGACGAGGATGCCGCGGAGGTGTTCTACCAGTACGCCGCTCGGCTCGGCACCACCCTGCAGATGCGGCCGCAGATGTGGCCCGCCGATCGAAAAGCGTTCCAGGAGTACTGGAATACCAATCTCGCGACCAGGACGGTCGACGCGCGCACCCGCGCGTACTTCAACGATCTCATCGATCTGAAGATGGTCGCCTGGCCGTTGCGCGTTTTCGTCCCGCTGCAGCGGTTCTTCGTCACCAGCCTGCTGCCGCCGCACCTGCGTTCCGAAATGCGGATGAACTGGACCGTGCGCCAGGATCGCTTCGCCAACCGGGTGCTGCGCGTCATCGGCGCCGTGCACCGCCGACTTCCGAAGCTGATCAGGCTGTTTCCGATGAACTTCTACCTGTACGACATGCGCAGGCGGCACCGGCTCGGCAAGCCGCTGGTCTAG
- a CDS encoding oxygenase MpaB family protein: protein MTEPLRDDYRSHPDRIGPTPVEPITPETVEDYIDGIAAFLGGTANVIMQLSLRPVGRGVLESTVDSGKVTLHPIKRLRTTLSYLAVALMGSEDERTRYRDAVDQSHRAVRSTAASPVQYNAFDPALQLWVAACLYWGIEDLYARLHGPMKPDVAEAFYRYCARLGTTLQMQPEMWPADRAAFHRYWDENLPKHGIEPALRDYFNDLIDLKMLPRPIRFVFAGLQRFIVVGLLPQHLRDEMRMTWTEADQRRFDRMLRTISAVHRRLPKLVRMFPLNAYMFDVRRRIRSGKPLV, encoded by the coding sequence ATGACCGAACCACTGCGCGACGACTACCGGTCGCATCCTGACCGCATCGGCCCGACCCCCGTCGAGCCCATAACTCCGGAAACCGTCGAAGATTACATCGACGGCATCGCGGCATTCCTGGGCGGCACCGCCAATGTGATCATGCAGTTGAGCCTGCGCCCGGTCGGACGCGGCGTGCTGGAGAGCACCGTCGACAGCGGCAAGGTCACCCTGCATCCGATCAAACGGCTGCGCACCACATTGAGTTATCTCGCGGTGGCACTGATGGGTTCGGAGGACGAGCGGACGCGCTACCGGGACGCGGTCGACCAGTCCCATCGCGCCGTGCGCTCGACCGCGGCGAGCCCGGTGCAGTACAACGCCTTCGACCCCGCCCTGCAACTGTGGGTCGCCGCCTGCCTCTACTGGGGTATCGAGGACCTCTACGCCCGCCTGCACGGCCCGATGAAACCCGATGTCGCCGAGGCCTTTTACCGGTACTGCGCCCGACTCGGCACCACCCTGCAGATGCAACCGGAGATGTGGCCCGCCGACCGCGCGGCGTTCCATCGGTATTGGGACGAGAACCTGCCCAAACACGGTATCGAGCCCGCCCTGCGCGACTACTTCAACGACCTCATCGACCTGAAGATGTTGCCGCGACCGATTCGGTTCGTCTTCGCCGGACTGCAGCGGTTCATCGTGGTGGGCCTGCTGCCGCAGCACCTGCGCGACGAGATGCGGATGACCTGGACCGAAGCCGATCAGCGCCGCTTCGACCGAATGCTGCGCACTATCTCCGCGGTACACCGCCGACTACCGAAGCTGGTGCGGATGTTCCCGTTGAATGCCTACATGTTCGATGTGCGAAGGCGCATCCGTTCGGGTAAACCGCTCGTGTAG
- a CDS encoding TetR/AcrR family transcriptional regulator, with translation MARLTRLLALVRSTGLEDRNQTRVLDAALLAFLDFGIKRTSMVEVARRCGLSLATLYRRFASKADLIQAVALWQARQFIDQVDAALQRQVDRDAGAEDQIVELFVVFLDGLRGNKLLERLLKTEPEIVLPYMTVKGAPVIELGRDYLAEFITRLQDEGKLPEYDPAPLAEMVARTALSMALTPQTVIPLDDDAAMRRFARDHVAVSFRI, from the coding sequence ATGGCGAGGCTGACCAGACTGCTGGCCCTGGTGCGTAGCACCGGTCTAGAGGACCGCAATCAAACACGGGTGCTGGACGCTGCCTTGCTGGCGTTTCTGGACTTCGGCATCAAGCGGACCAGCATGGTCGAAGTCGCACGGCGGTGCGGACTTTCGCTGGCCACGCTCTATCGGCGCTTCGCGAGCAAGGCCGATCTCATTCAGGCGGTCGCGCTGTGGCAGGCGCGGCAGTTCATCGACCAGGTGGACGCCGCGTTGCAGCGGCAGGTCGATCGGGACGCCGGCGCCGAGGATCAGATCGTCGAATTGTTCGTCGTCTTCCTGGACGGGTTGCGCGGCAACAAGTTGCTGGAGCGCCTGTTGAAGACCGAGCCGGAGATCGTGCTGCCGTATATGACGGTCAAGGGTGCCCCGGTCATCGAGCTCGGCCGTGACTATCTGGCCGAATTCATCACCCGGCTACAGGACGAGGGCAAGCTGCCCGAGTACGACCCGGCGCCGCTCGCCGAGATGGTCGCGCGGACTGCGCTGTCGATGGCGCTGACGCCGCAGACGGTCATCCCGCTGGATGATGACGCCGCGATGCGGCGGTTCGCGCGCGACCACGTCGCCGTATCGTTCCGGATCTAG